From a single Natronocella acetinitrilica genomic region:
- the carB gene encoding carbamoyl-phosphate synthase large subunit: MPKREDLKSILIIGAGPIIIGQACEFDYSGVQACKALREEGYRVILVNSNPATIMTDPETADAIYIEPITWQVVARIIEKERPDAVLPTMGGQTALNCALDLDRHGVLERFGVQMIGASKEAIDKAEDRDLFRQAMARIGLETAHAEIAHSMEQALDVQSRIGFPTIIRPSFTLGGSGGGIAYNRDEFVEICERGLDLSPTNELLIEESVLGWKEYEMEVVRDKADNCIIICSIENLDPMGVHTGDSITVAPAQTLTDKEYQIMRNASLAVLREIGVETGGSNVQFAINPEDGRMVVIEMNPRVSRSSALASKATGFPIAKVAAKLAVGYTLDELRNEITGGATPASFEPTIDYVVTKIPRFTFEKFPRAEATLTTQMKSVGEAMAIGRTFQESFQKALRSMETGLEGLDPRFDPQAEDVQSQLREALLRPRPERILHVADAFRAGLTAEQVFELTAIDPWFLTQIEDLVQWESRVRQIGLQGMDTHTLFSLKRRGFSDARLARLVGATEAQVRGRRHELGVRPVYKRVDSCAAEFAATTAYMYSCYDEECEAAPSDRRKIMVLGGGPNRIGQGIEFDYCCVHAAFAMRDDGYETIMVNCNPETVSTDYDTSDRLFFEPLTLEDVLEIIHTEQPEGVIVQYGGQTPLKLARDLEAAGAPIIGTTPDSIDLAEDRERFQQLIQRLGIQQPPNRLARTAHEAYRLAAEIGYPLVVRPSYVLGGRAMEIVYGEDELEQYMNEAVKVSHNSPVLLDRFLDDAVEVDIDAICDGEHVLIGGIMEHIEQAGVHSGDSACSLPPYSLSPALQDRMREQVRELARALNVVGLMNTQFAIKGDDIYILEVNPRASRTVPFVSKAVGIQLAKVAARCMVGQSLVEQGVTEEVIPRFYSVKEAVFPFIKFPGVDPILGPEMKSTGEVMGIGHDFGEAYAKSQLAAGVDLPRTGKVFVSVRDADKAGVVEVGRGLMDAGFSLVATRGTAEVLAAAGIDCDTINKVREGRPHIVDAIKNGEIQLIINTTEGRQAIADSYSIRREALHNKVSYTTTIAGARATVMALAHPDATEVNRLQTLHKEATA; encoded by the coding sequence ATGCCCAAGCGTGAAGACCTCAAAAGCATACTGATCATCGGTGCCGGCCCCATCATCATCGGCCAGGCCTGCGAGTTCGACTATTCCGGGGTGCAGGCCTGCAAGGCCCTGCGCGAGGAGGGGTACCGGGTCATCCTGGTGAATTCCAACCCCGCTACCATCATGACTGACCCGGAAACCGCGGATGCCATCTACATCGAGCCCATCACCTGGCAGGTGGTCGCCCGCATCATCGAGAAAGAGCGCCCGGACGCCGTGCTGCCCACCATGGGCGGGCAGACGGCGCTGAACTGCGCCCTGGATCTGGACCGCCACGGCGTCCTCGAGCGCTTCGGCGTGCAGATGATCGGCGCCTCGAAGGAGGCCATCGACAAGGCCGAGGACCGCGACCTGTTCCGTCAGGCCATGGCCAGGATCGGTCTGGAGACAGCCCACGCCGAGATTGCCCATTCCATGGAGCAGGCGCTGGACGTGCAGTCACGCATCGGTTTTCCCACCATCATTCGGCCGTCGTTCACGCTGGGTGGTTCCGGTGGTGGCATTGCCTATAACCGCGATGAATTCGTCGAGATTTGCGAGCGCGGACTGGACCTTTCTCCGACCAACGAGCTGCTGATCGAGGAGTCGGTGCTGGGCTGGAAGGAATACGAGATGGAGGTTGTCCGCGACAAGGCGGATAACTGCATCATCATCTGCTCGATTGAGAACCTGGATCCGATGGGTGTGCACACCGGCGACTCCATCACCGTCGCGCCGGCCCAGACCCTGACCGACAAGGAATACCAGATCATGCGCAACGCCTCCCTGGCGGTGCTGCGTGAAATCGGTGTGGAGACCGGTGGCTCCAATGTGCAGTTCGCCATCAACCCCGAAGACGGCCGCATGGTGGTCATCGAGATGAATCCGCGGGTGTCGCGCTCCTCGGCGCTGGCCTCCAAGGCCACCGGCTTCCCCATTGCCAAGGTTGCCGCCAAGCTGGCCGTGGGCTACACGCTGGACGAGCTGCGCAACGAGATTACCGGGGGCGCGACGCCGGCGTCTTTCGAGCCCACCATCGACTACGTGGTCACCAAGATTCCACGCTTTACCTTCGAGAAGTTTCCCCGGGCCGAGGCGACGCTGACCACGCAGATGAAATCCGTGGGCGAGGCCATGGCCATCGGCCGAACCTTCCAGGAATCATTCCAGAAGGCCCTGCGCAGCATGGAAACCGGGCTGGAAGGCCTGGATCCGCGCTTTGATCCCCAGGCCGAGGACGTTCAGAGCCAGCTCCGCGAGGCCCTGCTGCGGCCCCGCCCGGAGCGTATCCTTCACGTGGCGGATGCCTTCAGGGCCGGCTTGACCGCGGAACAGGTGTTCGAGCTGACCGCCATCGATCCGTGGTTTCTGACGCAGATCGAGGATCTGGTGCAATGGGAATCCCGCGTTCGGCAGATCGGCCTGCAGGGCATGGACACCCATACACTGTTCAGTCTCAAGCGGCGTGGATTCTCCGATGCGCGGTTGGCCCGACTCGTTGGTGCCACCGAGGCGCAGGTTCGTGGGCGTCGACACGAGCTCGGCGTGCGGCCCGTTTACAAGCGGGTGGATTCCTGTGCAGCCGAGTTTGCCGCCACCACGGCCTACATGTATTCCTGCTACGACGAGGAGTGCGAGGCGGCACCGTCCGACCGGCGCAAGATCATGGTGCTGGGTGGCGGGCCGAACCGTATCGGCCAGGGTATCGAGTTCGACTACTGCTGCGTCCATGCCGCCTTCGCCATGCGTGACGACGGCTATGAGACCATCATGGTCAACTGCAACCCGGAAACCGTCTCCACCGATTACGACACGTCCGATCGCCTGTTCTTCGAGCCGCTGACGCTGGAAGACGTGCTGGAGATCATTCACACCGAGCAGCCCGAAGGCGTCATCGTACAGTACGGTGGACAGACGCCCCTCAAGCTGGCCCGGGATCTCGAGGCCGCCGGCGCACCCATTATCGGTACGACGCCGGATTCCATCGACCTGGCCGAGGACCGGGAGCGGTTTCAGCAGCTGATACAACGGCTCGGCATCCAGCAGCCGCCCAACCGCCTTGCCCGGACCGCCCACGAGGCCTATCGCCTGGCGGCGGAAATCGGTTATCCGCTGGTGGTGCGGCCGTCCTACGTGCTCGGTGGCCGGGCCATGGAGATCGTCTACGGCGAAGACGAGCTCGAGCAATACATGAATGAGGCGGTGAAGGTCTCCCACAACAGCCCCGTTCTCCTCGATCGGTTTCTGGACGACGCCGTGGAGGTGGATATCGACGCCATCTGCGACGGCGAGCATGTGCTGATCGGCGGCATCATGGAGCATATCGAGCAGGCCGGCGTGCATTCCGGGGATTCCGCCTGCTCGCTACCCCCCTACAGCCTGTCGCCGGCCCTCCAGGATCGCATGCGCGAGCAGGTGCGCGAGTTGGCCCGGGCGCTGAATGTGGTCGGGCTGATGAACACGCAGTTCGCGATCAAGGGCGACGACATCTATATTCTGGAGGTCAACCCGCGAGCATCGCGCACCGTCCCCTTCGTCTCGAAGGCGGTGGGGATACAGCTTGCCAAGGTCGCGGCACGTTGCATGGTGGGCCAGAGCCTCGTGGAGCAGGGCGTTACCGAAGAGGTGATTCCCCGTTTCTATTCGGTGAAGGAAGCCGTGTTCCCCTTCATCAAGTTCCCGGGGGTCGACCCGATTCTCGGGCCGGAGATGAAATCCACCGGCGAGGTCATGGGCATCGGGCATGACTTTGGCGAGGCCTATGCCAAGTCCCAGCTGGCAGCCGGTGTTGATCTGCCGCGAACCGGCAAGGTTTTTGTCAGTGTGCGCGACGCCGACAAGGCGGGTGTGGTCGAGGTGGGCCGGGGTCTGATGGATGCCGGGTTTTCCCTGGTGGCGACCCGGGGTACCGCGGAAGTGCTGGCGGCAGCGGGAATCGACTGCGACACCATCAACAAGGTTCGTGAAGGGCGTCCGCACATTGTCGACGCCATCAAGAACGGTGAGATACAGCTCATCATCAACACGACGGAAGGGCGCCAGGCCATTGCGGATTCCTACTCGATCCGCCGCGAGGCGCTCCACAACAAGGTGAGTTATACGACCACCATTGCTGGTGCGCGGGCCACGGTCATGGCACTGGCGCACCCGGATGCGACGGAAGTCAACCGTCTGCAGACATTGCACAAGGAGGCGACGGCATGA
- the greA gene encoding transcription elongation factor GreA, producing MSKVPLTVRGAEKLREELNRLKYKERPRITEAIAEARAHGDLKENAEYHAAREQQSFVEGRIQDIESKLANAQVIDVTQLNAGGKVVFGATVDLVDENSGDEYSYRIVGEDEADIKAGLISVQSPLARAMVGKEEGDIVTVEAPGGTREYEIVGVRYE from the coding sequence ATGAGCAAAGTGCCCCTGACCGTACGCGGCGCGGAAAAGCTGCGCGAAGAACTGAACCGACTGAAGTACAAGGAGCGGCCGCGCATTACCGAGGCCATCGCCGAGGCCCGGGCCCATGGCGATTTGAAAGAGAATGCCGAGTATCACGCGGCGCGTGAGCAGCAGAGTTTTGTCGAGGGCCGCATTCAGGATATCGAGAGCAAGCTGGCCAACGCCCAGGTTATCGATGTGACCCAGCTGAATGCCGGTGGCAAGGTGGTATTCGGCGCCACGGTGGATCTGGTGGATGAGAATTCCGGCGACGAGTACAGCTACCGCATCGTGGGAGAGGATGAAGCCGACATCAAGGCGGGTCTGATTTCGGTGCAGTCACCCCTGGCTCGCGCCATGGTGGGGAAGGAAGAGGGAGACATCGTCACCGTCGAAGCGCCCGGCGGCACCCGGGAATACGAGATTGTGGGGGTGCGCTACGAGTAG
- the yhbY gene encoding ribosome assembly RNA-binding protein YhbY — MRQLTDEQKLHLRRLGHALKPVVLMGNAGLTDNVMAEIDQALDDHELIKVKVVADDREQRRAHIETICLKADASLVQAVGKIALLFRRSRIEKKRRLALP, encoded by the coding sequence ATGCGTCAACTCACCGATGAACAGAAGTTGCACCTGCGCCGACTCGGCCACGCGCTCAAGCCGGTGGTACTGATGGGCAATGCCGGGCTGACTGATAATGTCATGGCGGAAATAGACCAGGCGCTGGACGACCATGAACTGATCAAGGTCAAGGTCGTCGCCGATGACCGCGAGCAGCGTCGGGCGCACATCGAGACGATCTGCCTCAAGGCCGACGCAAGCCTGGTGCAGGCCGTGGGCAAGATCGCCCTGCTGTTCCGGCGCTCCCGGATCGAGAAGAAGCGACGCCTCGCCCTCCCCTGA